The following coding sequences are from one Mesorhizobium onobrychidis window:
- a CDS encoding substrate-binding domain-containing protein — protein sequence MNRREFLLSSVAIGTMALAAPQLAFAQDKLTILGSVPSLGFPFFVHMLNQIKAEAQAQGVNLTESDGQNSAPKQTADIEAALVQKVDAIVISPLDVNALAPAIEQAVQAGIPVVTIDRRVDGVEGILAHVGADNVKGGEAEAQAMVAAFPNGAKIFHLQGQPGAGPAIDRNKGVHNVLDPLKDKYQIVFEQTANFARAEALSVTEAGLAANGKPDAIICANDDMALGAVEACAARNFTDVKIYGFDALPEALVAVRDGKLAGTVEQFPGEQSRTAVQIAVAYAKDKTEPKEKLVLLTPIVIGKDNLDKAERLGETK from the coding sequence ATCAACAGACGTGAATTCCTGCTGTCGTCCGTGGCGATCGGCACAATGGCGCTGGCCGCTCCGCAACTGGCTTTCGCCCAGGACAAGCTGACCATTCTGGGTTCGGTGCCGAGCCTCGGCTTTCCGTTCTTCGTTCACATGCTGAACCAGATCAAGGCGGAGGCGCAGGCGCAAGGCGTCAACCTGACCGAGAGCGACGGCCAGAACTCGGCGCCCAAGCAGACCGCCGACATCGAGGCGGCGCTCGTGCAGAAGGTCGACGCCATCGTCATCTCGCCGCTTGACGTCAACGCGCTGGCGCCGGCCATCGAGCAGGCGGTCCAGGCCGGCATTCCCGTCGTCACAATCGACCGCCGCGTCGACGGCGTGGAAGGCATCCTCGCCCATGTCGGCGCCGACAATGTCAAGGGCGGCGAGGCCGAGGCGCAGGCCATGGTGGCGGCGTTCCCGAACGGCGCCAAGATCTTCCATCTGCAGGGCCAGCCCGGCGCCGGCCCGGCGATCGACCGCAACAAGGGCGTGCACAACGTGCTCGATCCGCTGAAGGACAAATACCAGATCGTCTTCGAGCAGACCGCCAACTTCGCCCGCGCCGAGGCGCTGTCCGTCACCGAGGCCGGCCTTGCCGCCAACGGCAAGCCCGACGCGATCATCTGCGCCAATGACGACATGGCGCTTGGCGCGGTTGAAGCCTGCGCGGCGCGCAACTTCACCGACGTCAAGATCTACGGCTTCGATGCGCTTCCCGAAGCGCTGGTCGCCGTGCGCGACGGCAAGCTGGCCGGCACCGTCGAACAGTTCCCCGGAGAGCAGTCGCGCACTGCGGTGCAGATCGCCGTCGCCTATGCCAAGGACAAGACCGAGCCGAAGGAAAAACTCGTGCTGCTGACGCCGATCGTCATCGGCAAGGACAATCTCGACAAAGCCGAGCGGCTCGGCGAGACGAAGTAG